In Chitinophaga oryzae, the sequence GGACATGATCACCCCTCAAAATCGAAAAGTGATAACTGTGGATTAACAGGCTTATCCGAAACAGGACCCGCTTCTCCGAAATTAGACAACGTTATACCCAACAAACGTATCTGCTTATCTTCAGGCCCGGTAGCTGCCAACAACTGTTTGGCCGTGTGTAGTATCGTGTCCAGGTCTCCCACCGGATAAGGGAACGACTGGTTGCGGGTGATCTGCTTAAAATCGCTGTACTTGATTTTCAGTGTAACAGTACGCCCTTTCAGGCTGTAGCGCTCTAACCTGCCGTATACGGTGCGGGCTATCTTTTCCAGCTCCGCATGCATGTCTTCCACCACCGTCAGGTCGTGGGGAAAGGTATCTTCTGCGCCCAGTGATTTGGTTTCGCGGTGCGGCTGCACGGCACGATGGTCTATGCCCCGCACTATCTGGTAATAAAAAGCGCCTACCTTGCCGAAATACTGCTTCAGCTCCTGCTCGGAGAGCTTCTTTAAATCACCGCCCGTAAAAAGCCCCATGCGCTTCATTTTATCAGCCGTCACCTTCCCTACCCCATGGAACTTTTCCACCGGCAGCTGCTCCATAAAAGCTTCGATAGCGGAAGGACCGATAAATGTAAATCCATCCGGCTTGTTCAGATCGGACGCTATTTTAGCTACAAACTTATTGACCGAAATGCCCGCGGAAGCCGTCAGCTGCAACTCCTCCCGGATAGCCAGTTTGATCTGCCGCGCTATCTCAATGGCAGAGCCTATGTTCAGCTTGTCTTCCGTCACATCCAGGTAGGCTTCGTCCAGCGACAACGGCTCTATCAGGTCCGTATAACGCGCGAAGATTTCCCGTATCCTGCGGGACACCTCCTTGTAAGCATCAAAACGGGGACGCACAAAAATCAACTGGGGAAACAACTGCAACGCCCTCCTGGAAGACATGGCCGACCGGATGCCGTATTTCCGCGCTTCGTAACTGGCCGT encodes:
- the dinB gene encoding DNA polymerase IV, which produces MDAFYASVEQRDHPEYRGKAIAVGGSPEGRGVVATASYEARKYGIRSAMSSRRALQLFPQLIFVRPRFDAYKEVSRRIREIFARYTDLIEPLSLDEAYLDVTEDKLNIGSAIEIARQIKLAIREELQLTASAGISVNKFVAKIASDLNKPDGFTFIGPSAIEAFMEQLPVEKFHGVGKVTADKMKRMGLFTGGDLKKLSEQELKQYFGKVGAFYYQIVRGIDHRAVQPHRETKSLGAEDTFPHDLTVVEDMHAELEKIARTVYGRLERYSLKGRTVTLKIKYSDFKQITRNQSFPYPVGDLDTILHTAKQLLAATGPEDKQIRLLGITLSNFGEAGPVSDKPVNPQLSLFDFEG